Within the Vanacampus margaritifer isolate UIUO_Vmar chromosome 8, RoL_Vmar_1.0, whole genome shotgun sequence genome, the region tttgattCGTTTACGTACCATTAGAGACGGCCCGCATTGATATATACAATAAATCAGTATAACGTAATAGACCTGATGATGTTTGTGTGCACAGTGTATTAAGGTTCTAGAAAATATGACCGGAAATAGTTTGGCGCGTGAGGTTGCGCTGCCGGCCGGTGATGTCGTCGTCATAAACCCAAACAAGCAGatgcaaaaacaataacaataacctCACTCGTCGCCCTCGCCAGGCAAAGGTAATACCGCATATACATGGGCTGTGCCGTGGACTCATTTAAATGTCGGTTGCCGTCGTTTACTCGTGGAGAGTTTGTTATAACTAGTCCGTAGTGGGCTTGTCATAGCATTCAGCGAGGCTGCGGGTGCCATAGCAACCATTTAGGAAACACTGGCCGCCATGGTTAGCATATAGTGGGCTAAATATAGCATTTGCCAGTCTCATAACTTGTCGTGCATGTCAAGCATTCACATTGTACCGTTAGCTACATAACTTTTAAGGCACAATGTTCAATGAGCGAGCGGGACAAGTACCAACGTTGCAGTGTTGGTTTTAGCTGCCTTGGCTTCACGTTTGGGCACAGcaagcttagcttagctttagcCGACAAGGCCGACTTGTGATTTAGCTTTCAAGACCCATTGAAAACGCAGCGGAGACGCATATGACTAATTGATGGCACATGAGTATTCGATGATTTTGTCAGTGTCATGAGAATGCAAGTGAGTCGATCAGCTGATCCATTGACCATAATGTTAAAGTTAGTTCCCGTGTAGCTGCTAGCACAGCTACTAATGATTTGAGTATGCAAACCTTAACATGCTTTTACTGCATTTAAATATCGATAAGATAATTTAGCAGTTGGGTCACAGTGTCATGGGTTTACTGCGATTTTCTGCAGTTCTATAACCATTGCAACTTCATTAGCTCACGATTTGGTTTTACATCAtgttacagtatgtatgtatgaaagTGTGAGTTTATGTGGACATAAACTGTCATTTCAGTTTTCGGCCGAAATCTAGTATGGACGTTGATGACTGCAATGGCCAGTCTTACATGTCAGGtcagctatttatttattgtaatgcaGGTACTGTTTCATTTCAGGACATAAGTAACAATGTACGTTTAATCAAGTTTTCCGTATTTGCAGTTAATACTGGAGACACTTCAATGGAAAGAGAGTTTTCTGGGGGCCTTGGTGGTCCGACAGTAAGCACTCCAAACAGCAAGGAAACCTCACCTCATCGCTCACTCAGTGGTAAGTGATAAATACTGGACACTTCATCCTCCATTCCTCTGTTCAACATGGCACTGATTTTCTCCACCCCTGTAGCAAATTCTATTAAAGTAGAGTTGTACAGTGATGAAGACCCCGGACCTAGTAACGATGATGAGCGAGTGGAACGTGTAGAAGAAGGAGGTGTGGATCAGGGAACGGAAACGCCTGCTTACAGAGAGCTTGCCAATCATGACAACATCCGACTGCCCAGTGGGAAGCTGAAGTGTGACATCTGTGGGATGATCTGCATTGGGCCCAATGTTCTTATGGTACACAAACGCAGCCACACAGGTAAAGAAATGCTTCATGTGAAATAAATCTTATTGTGAGGGCACAACTGACATGTTGTGAATGTCTAGGTATTTGAAACACATTATTATGACTagattttgaataaaaatttcTGACACAGCACTATACAATTTGATTTTTGTTCAGGTGAGCGGCCATTCCAGTGTAATCAGTGTGGTGCCTCCTTCACTCAAAAAGGAAACCTACTCCGTCACATCAAGCTGCATTCCGGAGAGAAGCCCTTTAAATGTCCTTTGTGCAGCTATGCCTGTAGAAGAAGAGACGCCCTCGCCGGCCATCTTCGCACTCATGccggtaaaacattttttaggcCTAATAACTGTATACACCCCCCGTGTTATTTTGCACAGTGACAAAAGTAATTCCCTCTTCCTATTTTGGCTCCAGTATCCTCTCCAACTGCCGGGAAGCCATATAAGTGCAGTTACTGTGGTCGCAGTTACAAGCAACAGAGCACCTTGGAGGAACACCTCGAACGCTGCTACAACTACTTACAGAGCGTGGAGTCCAAGCAGCCTAATAGTGCTCAGAATCTCGGTGAGCATGGGTCATCGGAATCACAATACAGCATGTTATTGCAGATGTATCGCAACAGATACTGGGGTTGCATGATTGCAGTGTCGCTGCGGATGCTGTATAGTAGGTATACTTGTACAGATACACTAATTCCACTTGACCTGCCTCTTATATTGCATATTTATGGGATCCTTACCTATATTCCTTTTACATAGAACCACATTACTGAAATGCGTCAGGCTACATTTAAGTGAAATGTGCGGCGAGACTGTTAGAAAAACACAGAGTTGTATGTTAAAATGTCAGTATTGACAAGCAGTTACTCCCCCAAATATATTTGAGTGAAACTTGTGCCATGTTcaagaaaagtttgtttttgaataatatttggTTAAAGTGCAAGTcaacttttaaacatttattgacaagaatatgttatatgtgacctcactagtctaaacatgacattctgtttaatattacatttgtggaacatgagttatgaaGGAAAACCATctcgggggggcggccattttgccacttgctgtcgactgaagatgacatcactgttggtcagggctcaggcaacaaccaatcacagctcacgttTTTCCTGACGCtgtgttgtgattggttgttacatgagAACCtgcacaactgtgatgtcatcttcagtcggcagcaggtggcaaaatggccgccctctgagatggatagaaatggCTGGATATTGCtgctttactcatattccactaactcaatattaaccagaataccatatttagaccagtgaggcTGCATGGAACATAATGTTGTGGAAACAAATgggagggtggggggttgtCATGTACTTTAAAACACAACACGTTTTAATTATCATTGTCGAGCATAATGGGATTATCAAGTATCGGAAAATTCGAGTACATGTACTTGCACTTTGTCTCAAAACAAGTGGTAACAGTGCATCCCTATTAAATGAATCTATCTTTTGAAAATTACAGTAGAATATAGTCAATAAACACATGGGAAAATACTTTGCAGGAGACCGATTCTCTCTACCTAATTTATCatttcaattttgattttttttatttattttttgcttctaGAGATGGTGAAGTTTGGGTCATTATGTgtaagatgacatcatcaaaatgatccacccatccatccagttTTCCAAACTTGCTGACTTTTCATACTTGCTTTGGTTTGAAAACGAACCCGGCCTATTTAGGATCTTTGACCAGAGCAAATGTTATATATTCTGTGTTTTGTAGGAGAGGAGATTAGGGAGATGGAGTACATAGCAGACTCCCCGCTTCATGCCTCCTCAGACAAGATGACGTTTGTTGATCGGCTCGCCAGCAGCGTCACCAAACGCAAAAGATCCATGCCACAAAAATTTGTAGGTGAGCATTTGGCCTCGGTTTGGTGAGCTTTGAGAAAATAGCTGCTTCATGgatgtgaaaacaaacttgACGAACAAGGCTCACAGATTTGACTCAAAGCAAAAAATCAGGGTGTACTTTTGCCATTCCTATTATTTTGTTGCCAACAATCTGCACaatggaacctccaaagtcaagCAGCTCAGAATTTTTCTTACTGTACTTGGACGTTAACCCCAAAATTCTGAGGGGGAAAACTGCctcaaaattctaacaaaattgCAAGTTTAAAAGTGATCAGGATTTATCATGTAGTAAAGCACTGAGGCGGCAGCATCATTCTTCggggctgtttttttgtgtgaaatctgggccatTGTCGATCCCCGACTGTCCTTTTATcagggtagcttcccttttcctgttttcttttttgtctcctcagacaaaacttttcagtcgTTTTGCAGCCTCTGCCAAAtagggaagtgacgtatgccataaagcattcagcacatttgtagttttttgtgttcctaccatcctcctcaaagttgcttagtgccagtaaaaatgatacagaccctcctcaggccatggcaaaggtaccattcaagtAGTTTTAAGTTTCATTCGAAgagatatgaaaatattttcacacattcactgccattgacggctatagacgtcaaaaagtcatttgaactatttctattagtttaacattttttcaaattttgttaacaagagtatgaaaacctagaaaaaaatgtattgtacatttagaatagatagaaaatttgtgattaatcgtgagttaactattgaagtcaaaaatttaaatcgccttacactattgtaaagaaaatgattattaaaaattaggggcatcaggcgattacaattttaatcgtaattaatcgcatgactttcattagttaactcacgattaatcacaaattttatatctattctaaatgtacaataaaaaatataggttttcatggtcttgttaacaaaagtgggaaaaaaataaactaatagaaatagttcaattttttttttgacgtatatggcagtgaatgagttaaagttgaAAAGTTCTTTAGTACTACTTTAAATAGTGGCAGTTGTGCTGACTCTTAATTTAACGTGAGTTTTAAAGTGATTGGCTAGTAAATCCCCAATTATCAAATGGTGCGCACACAGTatctcatttgtttatttttatttcccctcttttacatttcatttttttcccacaattattttcagttgatggtataattttttttaaaattctgtatcctttttttttcttcacaaaaaaaaaagcattttgattGAGGTTGTAGGTTAAAGGTCATAATGCACTTTGGCTTCATCCTGAAAATAAACCCAAAAGCCCTAACTTTTACCTGGTAGTGTATAATATGTTTCAGTCTCGTAGGATTGCCTTTTATAATTGCAGGACAGAAGCACATACGTCATGGAAATGCACCTTATGAACTTAACGCTGCTTCGGACAAAGATGGAGACGCACATCCAGGAGACCTGGAAGTCCTACGCGTTCCTGGAGGAGAGTATGCAGGCAGTGGAGGAGGCGGGATGGCGGACACCCTGCAGCCTCTCCATCAGCCCACCACTCACCCTTCGTGTTTATCCGAATTCAGATCGATGCACGGCGCTGCATACGCGCCTGGCGCTCTCGGCCTGAGGTTGGACTACATGGGGGCCGGCGTGGGGCTGGGGGCCAACAATGTGGGGAGAAGGGAGGCGGCGGAGGGTCACGAAGACCTGCCCATCGGTCGAAGTCAGGCAACCTCCCCTAGCAACGGTTGCCAAGACTCCACGGACACGGAAAGCATGCCGGACGAGCCGTGCAATACGGCTCCCGGTCCCGCCCTGCATAAGAACAACGGGCATCATCTCCACAACGCAGCTCCTCCGCCGCACTACAAGATTTGGGACGGACACAGCCCGAGCCACGCCAAAGACAGGGAAGTGAAACGAGAGGACGGAGGTC harbors:
- the LOC144056320 gene encoding zinc finger protein Eos-like isoform X3, coding for MNAYFRPKSSMDVDDCNGQSYMSVNTGDTSMEREFSGGLGGPTVSTPNSKETSPHRSLSANSIKVELYSDEDPGPSNDDERVERVEEGGVDQGTETPAYRELANHDNIRLPSGKLKCDICGMICIGPNVLMVHKRSHTGERPFQCNQCGASFTQKGNLLRHIKLHSGEKPFKCPLCSYACRRRDALAGHLRTHAVSSPTAGKPYKCSYCGRSYKQQSTLEEHLERCYNYLQSVESKQPNSAQNLGQKHIRHGNAPYELNAASDKDGDAHPGDLEVLRVPGGEYAGSGGGGMADTLQPLHQPTTHPSCLSEFRSMHGAAYAPGALGLRLDYMGAGVGLGANNVGRREAAEGHEDLPIGRSQATSPSNGCQDSTDTESMPDEPCNTAPGPALHKNNGHHLHNAAPPPHYKIWDGHSPSHAKDREVKREDGGHHAPPPPGLVPMPSSPTAPSSTSRETLRVVDGEGRTVRCFRCDHCRVLFLDHVMFTIHMGCHGFRQPFECNICGHRSQDRYEFSSHIVRGEHILD
- the LOC144056320 gene encoding zinc finger protein Eos-like isoform X2 translates to MDVDDCNGQSYMSVNTGDTSMEREFSGGLGGPTVSTPNSKETSPHRSLSANSIKVELYSDEDPGPSNDDERVERVEEGGVDQGTETPAYRELANHDNIRLPSGKLKCDICGMICIGPNVLMVHKRSHTGERPFQCNQCGASFTQKGNLLRHIKLHSGEKPFKCPLCSYACRRRDALAGHLRTHAVSSPTAGKPYKCSYCGRSYKQQSTLEEHLERCYNYLQSVESKQPNSAQNLGEEIREMEYIADSPLHASSDKMTFVDRLASSVTKRKRSMPQKFVGQKHIRHGNAPYELNAASDKDGDAHPGDLEVLRVPGGEYAGSGGGGMADTLQPLHQPTTHPSCLSEFRSMHGAAYAPGALGLRLDYMGAGVGLGANNVGRREAAEGHEDLPIGRSQATSPSNGCQDSTDTESMPDEPCNTAPGPALHKNNGHHLHNAAPPPHYKIWDGHSPSHAKDREVKREDGGHHAPPPPGLVPMPSSPTAPSSTSRETLRVVDGEGRTVRCFRCDHCRVLFLDHVMFTIHMGCHGFRQPFECNICGHRSQDRYEFSSHIVRGEHILD
- the LOC144056320 gene encoding zinc finger protein Eos-like isoform X1, with translation MNAYFRPKSSMDVDDCNGQSYMSVNTGDTSMEREFSGGLGGPTVSTPNSKETSPHRSLSANSIKVELYSDEDPGPSNDDERVERVEEGGVDQGTETPAYRELANHDNIRLPSGKLKCDICGMICIGPNVLMVHKRSHTGERPFQCNQCGASFTQKGNLLRHIKLHSGEKPFKCPLCSYACRRRDALAGHLRTHAVSSPTAGKPYKCSYCGRSYKQQSTLEEHLERCYNYLQSVESKQPNSAQNLGEEIREMEYIADSPLHASSDKMTFVDRLASSVTKRKRSMPQKFVGQKHIRHGNAPYELNAASDKDGDAHPGDLEVLRVPGGEYAGSGGGGMADTLQPLHQPTTHPSCLSEFRSMHGAAYAPGALGLRLDYMGAGVGLGANNVGRREAAEGHEDLPIGRSQATSPSNGCQDSTDTESMPDEPCNTAPGPALHKNNGHHLHNAAPPPHYKIWDGHSPSHAKDREVKREDGGHHAPPPPGLVPMPSSPTAPSSTSRETLRVVDGEGRTVRCFRCDHCRVLFLDHVMFTIHMGCHGFRQPFECNICGHRSQDRYEFSSHIVRGEHILD